In Anthonomus grandis grandis chromosome 17, icAntGran1.3, whole genome shotgun sequence, the DNA window CATTGTTCTTTCGTTGGTTGCCCGCcattcacataatatttaaatatccgaatGGGACAGTCGGAGATAGCCGAATGGtgacgggaatcgggtgctttttagtggcgtcttacattttaatattatcgtGCATGCGGTATCGTACATCGTACGAAGGGCAAAAGTATCGTTCAAAAACGATAATCATCGTACACCTGGCAATGCTGGCAGCAGCCGATCAgccgctagcttcacacacatggCACAAGCACATAATTCCAACTACGTTCCcgatttgcttttaaaaatttactgacCTTATTAACCTATCTGGAAGTTTCTTGAGACACAATGTTTCTCTACAGGTTCCTGTAATTTCTCGAATCTCAGCCTGGACCTACCATATAATAAATTGTGTTGTGCATTCCTTCTGTCAAATTCGGGAAAATTCTTTGTTTCTATATAAACTGTGAATTGGAATACCGGCCGGCAGTTTGCGAGTTCGAATTAcgtttgtaaaaaatcaatagtttgcGCTTTATAACAAAATGTCTCTCATTCCATTGATCTTTGGCGATTACGAACCGATGTACCGGCCATCCAGAATCCTGGAACAACATTTCGGCCTGGGCCTGGACCATGACGACCTTTTCCAACCCCTAAACCTGAACAACCAAATCTTGACCAGAACTCCGGCAGGTTATTTAAGGAACTGGCGCCCCAACGCTGCTAATTTGGATTCTGGTTCAACAGTTCACTTTGACAAGGACAAATTCCAGGCCAATTTGGATGTGCAACAATTCAAGCCTGAAGAAATTACTGTCAAGGTCACAGGGGACAATGTACTTACTGTAGAAGGCAAGCACGAGGAGAAACAAGATCAGCATGGTTACATATCCAGGCATTTTGTAAGAAGATATGTGCTGCCGAAGAACTGCCAGATGGACAAAATTGAATCAAAACTCTCTAGTGATGGAGTTTTGACCATCAGTGCTCCCACTGTCGAGAAGATGGAGATCGAGCACAAATCCATTCCTATTACACAGACTGGAGAACCTGCCAAACAGCAAAAGGCTGTTGAACAAAAGAAGTAATTAGTACTTACTAATGTTTATATGTAATTACATATTCttcatatttatttctttttctattaGCTTCATTTAAGTGTGTTAATGctttcattaagtttttttgttttacagttttaaaaactcattttgttaatttcaataataaacaattttttacccTTATTcagtgtttaatttattatgtatttctATCATAAATAGGCAGTATACACAgattttataactttattgTTTGCCATGAATTCAGAAATTTAAGGAATATTAGTTGGCAAGTTTGGAATGAACACTAagatttttccatttattatgcattaaatttttatttagttattaatcacatttttcaatagattaaataacaaatatccacatcttataaaaaaaatatgtaggtaTTTGTataggaataataaaattacggAGTAGTAACATGAAATAAACACTTTGCTTGGTATATACTTTTTATCAAGAGGAGACTTTTTACCATAGGTAAAGGAGTCGAATagtttaaatactaaaatactTATCTGCAATCTGAATAGTCtgtagaattatttaaaattttgaaaataaaacatgtATAGTTCCCTTTAACAATAACCTATTTTGCTGTTTCTTTTATCACCAAAAGTGCTGCTTGCTGGTAAAGCCTTTCAGTGGCGCTTGAACAAATACACTGCAAAACAGAATTTTGGTGGAGGCAAactatttaacataattaatattatgttcTATATTCTGAACCATACAATGTTGACTTTGTCGTTATcaagtatataattattaaacttaatatttaataataataattgtcttTATTTGGAATATATATACGGTCCACCCAAACAATGGTGAGTTTTAACTTACTTAAGTTACTCTTCAACCTAACCACTGCTGGTACTTGTGCAGCAGTTttgtcatcagcaaatagatTAAATTTTGCAAGAGTTTCTCCGTCAGGAAGGtcctttatatatatttagaaaAGGGTGGACCTCAGAACTGATCCTTGTGGTACTCCAATGCTCATAACCCCCTTTGCTGACCTGTCACACCAGCAACCCTCACCACCTGAGATTTTTACAATCAAGATAAGACTCGACGAGTTTTATACTATTATGATGGAATTTTTagtattcaaaattttgaagGAAGATGCCAATGATCGACACAGTCAAAGGCCTTGCTCAGATCACACAGCAAGACTAAATTGtactgaaaattatgaaatgccTCTTATTATATTATGTAGGATGCCCTGGACAGTATTCCTATGCTCTCTAAACCCAAACTGGCACTGGGAGAAGATCCTATTGGTCTCAaaaaaccttagaacattgaaaggcctttcaatgttctaagcaaaAAACTCAACAATTTTAATGGCCATgtacttttttactattttagatgttataggaaaaagtgatattggctgtttttaaaaattggtaccTACCACAATGGCCACTTTAAGAATTTCAAGAAAAGTATgctgtttaaaacaaaaattcattaCCTTAGTCAAAGCAATTAAAGGCAGTTTTCAATAGTCATACATCCCTTACTTCATTAAAAGTTACctcagaaaaagaaaattaaggtaatGCTCTCTCTGTATGATTATCAAGtggattattatttaaaattgggaTATCTCTGTGCTATGctggagaaaaaattattaagtcatTTGGTgtaattgatatatttttatgatttattgattttttacttttaccttGGTGTTTgatcttattttagtttttttatagctTCTTTTTAGAATTTGTTGTAATTACTAAGTTTGTAGCTGTTTATATTGATGGGTGAGTTCTTCCAAAAACTGCAAGTGGTCTTTCATTCCCATTAAACCAGTTAATAGTGTAGGAGTGGTCAGAACCAACAATGTAAGATTCTTCTGGAAATGCTGATTGATATGCATTCTCAAGCAAtgatattaaatgttaaaagttCCAATTGACATAAGTTTCTTCCCAAATAAAATCCCATGAAAATTTATCTACAAtgttataaaatgtattaagcCCCTGTTGTGTTATTGGTCTAAATACCTTTCGAGACTGATCAAAATCACCAACAGTCATTGGAATCATACACTCTATTAATTGTGATTTCTGATCAGATAAAATTATGCTAATAACACTCACATAACACACATCCATGTCAGAGCTCACAAAGATATTGCCCAGACAATTGTCATCGCATGTtggttcaaaaaattgtttggttAATACCAAAGCATGTTAGCAAGTCACAGAAAAGAATGGCTTCAGGTTGACTTGTTTTGAAGCGAACATTAAAGTCATCTGCAACAATTACTGGCTTACCAGTATCCAGACTACCTAAAAGACCCCTCAATAGACTCCAAGAAGAACATATAATTTCCAGATGGGCTCCAATAcaatgctaaaatattaatattaagatttcctaaaaaaatacctcaatattcaaaacatttttgtacatatacattatttttataacatataAGTTTAagtaagaaatatataaaaaatatgatgcctaataaataaatatgtattattgaGTTGCATGTGAATTAGATTTTTTCCAGTCTCTTTTCATTCAGGTTCTGTCATAATCATATAGCTGTGATGGGTCAAGCCTACACTTACATTTTCATTTCACATTTTAATATGATATACCTGtatcatattatatatattagatGTTTTTTCTCCTATGCTTCCCTGATCCAGTGGTTGCCTGTCCCTGCCCTCTGtacataaatgtaaattttaataaaatatattttttttgtttcaagtcATAAGCTATGTCAAGCTCCCATGAttcaaaaagaatatttttatgtaaggttttttttgtttatattttgtttggcTTTTTTTTAAGGATGTATCACTTAAAAGTGCCTCTTGCAGAAATACTTCCGAGAAACAGTTTTCATAATCGAGATGCATTTCTTTTTGCTGCTAACTTCACTCATAATCATTTCACacatttgttttgtaattttgataTTGGCAAATGAAGGTTTTgtatttgaattaattattgttaactgtttaatttataactaactctttattaattttctgaTTTGATGACAATCTATTAATATCATTATGAATTAAACGCTAAATGAAggaaaaaactgtttatttgtttattcattattaaaattaacaaaattacttttttgaaACATTACTTAAATCATTAACACACTTAAATATATGCAggtaatagaaaaaataaatattaggaaaatatgATTACATATAAATGTTAGTAAGTACAGTCTACTTCTTTGGTTCGACAGCCTTTTGCTGTTTGGCAGGCTCTCCAGTCTGCGTAATTGGAATGGACTTGTGCTCAATCTCCATCTTCTCGACAGTGGGGGCACTGATGGTCAAAACCCCATCACTAGAGAGTTTCGATTCAATTTTGTCCATCTGGCAGTTCTTCGGCAACACATATCTCCTTACAAAATGCCTGGATATGTAACCATGCTGATCTTGCTTCTCTTCATGCTTGCCTTCCACTGTAAGTACATTGTCCCCTGTGACCTTGACAGTAATTTCTTCAGGCTTGAATTGCTGCACATCCAAATTGGCCTGGAATTTATCCTTGTCAAAGTGAACTGTAGAACCAGAATCCAAATTAGCAGCGTTGTGGCGCCAGTTCCTGAGATAACCTGCCGGAGTTCTTGTCAAGATTTGGTTGTTCAGGTTTAATGGTTGGAAGAGGTCGTCATGGTCCAGGCCCAGGCCGAAATGTTGGTCCAGGATTCTGGATGGGCGGCACATCGGTTCGTAGTCGCCGAAGATCAATGGAATGAGAGACATTTTGTTATAAAGCACAAACTTCTCTAATTTATTATACACCGACTTCGATCAAACTCGTAAAAGACAAACTGCGAAACTGCCGGCCGGCGTTCGAATTTCTACCTTTTATACCAACAAAGAATCTTCCGGAATACGATGGAAGGATTCTCAACACAATTTATTATATGGTAGGTCTAGAATAAAAAAGGAGAAATTACAGGATAGGGTTGCCGATCCTGTATCGATATTTTTCAGGATCGATCTTTTTAGTCAAAAAgatcgattttttaaatcgattattttttttagaattaaatcgAAAATCGATTCTTTTAagtgaaaatcgatttttatttagatattttattaaatctaaaaaatatcgaaatcgTACTAACAAATTTTTTCGGTATTTTGTGGTGCTAGACGagcaattttaataaacaaatgacTGCCTTCATGACGTTCATAGTTCATACATTACATAGTGATAACGCATCATCATTGGTCTGTCAAGTCTTTTTATAACAGGGGAATCCCAGGCTAGCATAGCCGTCAGCCAATCAGTATGTAGTTACGTTAAGGCTTACAGCTGATACAGTTCTTGTGAAATGTTTTGTACCAATGTAGACGTCGCGCGATGAGTTAGGAGTTAGTCAAGTTAGTGTTTATTGGCTGAACTGCAGTTTAAATACGTTTTGTGGTAAgtacaactttttcttatattgtTATTTGAATCTGCGGCATATATAAACAAGGAATGGTAATTACGAATTAtgattattaaatgtttaaaatttacttcGCTGGCGGCTGCTCCATAACCTataaaactatattattaagttatatatatttattcgatttattctctatttgtttatgtttatttcatGTTTCAAGCATTGACCGGCTTTATCTCAATAAGGTTATAGGATCCTATGGTGTAGGGTAGGCGTAGTGATTAGTATTGTAAAATTACGCATTTTCTTACAAAAcagcctgtttttttttaaggtccTTGACAAGTGATATGGATGTTACGGGTCCTCTCTCTTTACTTgtctaagaaaaaaacttttaagcTCAAAAGTGGAATTTACCTTGGTGAATTCTTCAAACCggtcaatattataaaataaataattattcattaaagtTTAATAACATCATGGCAAATATAGGCGTAAACGGTCGAGTTATGTCATAgcagattatttaattttgagttGTTTATCAGGATCAGTAATGCCAATATTTCGACACAAAATTTGACACATGTCTGATATTTTAACGCaatatttaatatcaaaatGTAAAAGTGATCACGGTAAAATGctatttcatattattatttttagataaatatcTATGTGAATTGACATCAAGATGccgaaaataatgaagaaaagtaatgcctggaatttttttattaagactgAAAATGGCGGTAAATGCAAATTGTGCCTCAAAGAGTTTAAGTCGTCTGGCAACACCACCAATCTGTTAAACCATTTGAAAAGAGCTCACAAAAATGTGGTTCCAGTTCCTTGTGCGAAGTCTAGTGTTGCTGTCCCCAGCAGTTCTACTGTTACCCTAAATAAGAATGACACGACATCTTCGAGCTCGAAGCAGGAACAGGAGTGTACTGACACAGACACAGATTCAGCCCATGCAGACACTCTTTCAGAAGTTTCTACTAAAtctcaatgtaattttttacctGAAGCTCCAGGGAGTAGTAgtattagtaatattaatattagtaatagTTCTAGTTCTGCGTCTTTTGCCAAAACTcataaaaggcaaaaaagaaTCGACGAATCGTTTTTAGACTTAGTGTCACTTTCAGAGGGTggtgataaatttaataaaataacaaatgcGCTGATTTTTATGATCGCTAAAGATAATATGTCAATTAATACGACAGAAAAAATAggttttcagtattttttaaagactgtCGCTCCTCATTATAATATTCCTGGAAGGACCAAAATTTCGGGTTTAATTGATGAAAAATACAAATGTTTGTCCACAct includes these proteins:
- the LOC126746634 gene encoding protein lethal(2)essential for life-like isoform X3 codes for the protein MSLIPLIFGDYEPMYRPSRILEQHFGLGLDHDDLFQPLNLNNQILTRTPAGYLRNWRPNAANLDSGSTVHFDKDKFQANLDVQQFKPEEITVKVTGDNVLTVEGKHEEKQDQHGYISRHFVRRYVLPKNCQMDKIESKLSSDGVLTISAPTVEKMEIEHKSIPITQTGEPAKQQKAVEQKK
- the LOC126746634 gene encoding protein lethal(2)essential for life-like isoform X4, which codes for MSLIPLIFGDYEPMYRPSRILEQHFGLGLDHDDLFQPLNPNNRMLTRTPAGYLRNWRPNAANLDSGSTVHFDKDKFQANLDVQQFKPEEITVKVTGDNVLTVEGKHEEKQDQHGYISRHFVRRYVLPKNCQMDKIESKLSSDGVLTISAPTVEKMEIEHKSIPITQTGEPAKQQKAVEQKK
- the LOC126746635 gene encoding protein lethal(2)essential for life-like, which codes for MSLIPLIFGDYEPMCRPSRILDQHFGLGLDHDDLFQPLNLNNQILTRTPAGYLRNWRHNAANLDSGSTVHFDKDKFQANLDVQQFKPEEITVKVTGDNVLTVEGKHEEKQDQHGYISRHFVRRYVLPKNCQMDKIESKLSSDGVLTISAPTVEKMEIEHKSIPITQTGEPAKQQKAVEPKK